The following are encoded in a window of Pagrus major chromosome 14, Pma_NU_1.0 genomic DNA:
- the tspan12 gene encoding LOW QUALITY PROTEIN: tetraspanin-12 (The sequence of the model RefSeq protein was modified relative to this genomic sequence to represent the inferred CDS: deleted 1 base in 1 codon): MAREDAVRCLRCLLYALNLLFWLMSACVLGVAAWIRDPLNTVLTLTAHTRLEEAAVLTYSPAVHPVIIAVCCFLIIVAMVGYCGTLRCNLLLLSWYFCSLLVIFCVELASAVWTYDEPSVQRSDMISLKSRMTNYGLQRYQWLTHTWNSFQTEFKCCGVIYFTDWLEMTEMEWPPDSCCSNQYPGCARQAHYHDLSDLHQEGCGPKIYSFIRGTKQLQALRFLGVSIGVAQILAMALTLTLLWALYYGRKSPELDSPPPPQDDSAPLRVTHGASAEASQSGCSRSNKGCSVLTATQSGLQFEMERLS, translated from the exons ctgaTGTCAGCATGTGTGCTGGGAGTGGCAGCGTGGATCAGAGACCCCCTGAACACCGTCCTGACCCTGACAGCCCACACCAG gttgGAGGAGGCGGCTGTCCTCACCTACTCTCCAGCTGTTCACCCCGTCATCATCGCTGTGTGTTGCTTCCTCATCATCGTGGCCATGGTGGGATACTGCGGCACGCTCAGGTgtaacctgctgctgctgtcctgg tactTCTGCAGTCTGTTGGTGATCTTCTGTGTGGAGCTGGCGAGCGCCGTGTGGACCTACGATGAG ccctCAGTGCAGCGCTCTGATATGATCAGTCTGAAGTCGAGGATG ACGAACTACGGCCTGCAGCGTTACCAgtggctcacacacacctggaacAGCTTCcagacagag TTTAAGTGCTGCGGGGTGATCTACTTCACTGATTGGCTGGAGATGACAGAGATGGAGTGGCCTCCTGACTCCTGCTGCTCCAATCAGTATCCAGGATGTGCTCGCCAGGCCCACTACCACGACCTCAGCGACCTCCACCAAGAG GGCTGCGGGCCGAAGATCTACAGCTTCATCCGAGGGACGAAGCAGCTGCAGGCGCTGCGTTTCCTGGGCGTGTCCATCGGCGTGGCTCAGATCCTCGCCATGGCGCTCACCCTCACGCTGCTCTGGGCGCTTTATTACGGGAGGAAGTCTCCGGAGCTGGACTCGCCGCCGCCACCGCAGGATGACTCCGCCCCCCTCAGAGTGACTCATGGAGCCTCAGCTGAAGCCTCACAGTCAGGCTGCAGCCGCTCCAATAAAGGATGTTCTGTTCTGACGGCCACACAGAGCGGACTGCAGTTTGAGATGGAGCGACTGTCGTAG